The proteins below come from a single Pichia kudriavzevii chromosome 2, complete sequence genomic window:
- a CDS encoding uncharacterized protein (PKUD0B09720; similar to Saccharomyces cerevisiae YGR010W (NMA2) and YLR328W (NMA1); ancestral locus Anc_4.147) translates to MDPTHAPDFQPPSQNPEFEPTLPPTMIPNRRPINPLVLADYPNPLDKPIEPAVSKHGNPHSSHSMSSSSVDKSNKKEFKHKIAKQPTELEPFSSSDENENDSHASSKDLPEILDAESFIDASVPGIEPSFPFLSEKGPKVHSYQIADLEEVPHGIQRQSKSLEDYSFPTHRLKNKMTQANKFPLVIVACGSFSPITYLHLRMFEMALDAVREQTRFEVIGAYFSPVSDNYRKPGLAPAHHRVRMCELACERTSSWLMVDAWESLQPKYTRTALVLDHFNEEINIKRGGVLSKDGKERLGVKVMLLAGGDLIESMGEPNVWAEQDLEHILGNYGCLIVERTGSDVRSFLLSHDIMYEHRKNILVIKQLIYNDISSTKVRLFLRRNMSVQYLLPNSVIRYIQEHSLYVDEKEPVKLVLNK, encoded by the coding sequence ATGGATCCTACACATGCACCAGACTTCCAACCACCTTCACAAAATCCAGAATTCGAACCAACTCTGCCTCCCACCATGATTCCTAATAGGAGGCCTATAAATCCGCTTGTGCTAGCAGACTATCCGAATCCCTTGGACAAACCAATCGAGCCTGCGGTCAGCAAACATGGGAATCCACATTCTTCTCATAGTATGAGTTCCTCATCTGTGGATAAGAGTAACAAGAAGGAATTCAAGCATAAGATTGCCAAACAACCGACAGAGTTAGAGCCTTTTAGTTCAAGCGATGAAAACGAGAATGACAGCCATGCAAGTAGTAAGGATTTACCGGAAATATTAGATGCTGAGTCATTTATTGATGCAAGTGTACCGGGAATTGAACcttcatttccatttttaagTGAAAAGGGACCCAAGGTACATTCGTACCAGATAGCTGACTTGGAAGAAGTTCCACATGGCATTCAAAGGCAATCAAAGAGCTTGGAAGATTACTCATTCCCAACTCATAGGctgaaaaacaaaatgacCCAGGCCAATAAATTCCCTCTAGTAATTGTTGCATGTGGATCTTTTTCACCAATTACATATTTACATTTGAGAATGTTTGAAATGGCACTAGATGCTGTTCGTGAACAGACTCGATTTGAGGTCATTGGTGCTTATTTTTCGCCTGTTAGTGACAATTATAGAAAACCGGGACTTGCTCCTGCACATCACCGTGTAAGAATGTGTGAATTAGCGTGCGAGAGGACTTCCAGTTGGTTAATGGTGGATGCGTGGGAGAGTTTACAACCTAAATATACTAGAACTGCTCTTGTGCTGGATCATTTCAATGAGgaaataaatataaaacGGGGAGGTGTTTTGAGTAAAGACGGCAAGGAAAGACTTGGTGTCAAAGTTATGCTGCTTGCAGGTGGTGATCTTATTGAATCCATGGGGGAACCGAACGTATGGGCCGAACAAGATCTGGAACATATTCTTGGGAATTATGGCTGCTTAATAGTCGAAAGAACCGGCAGCGACGTTAGGTCCTTTCTATTGAGTCACGACATTATGTACGAACATCgaaaaaatatattagTTATTAAACAATTGATTTACAATGATATCAGCTCCACAAAGGTTAGATTGTTTTTGAGGAGAAATATGAGTGTTCAGTATTTGTTACCCAATAGTGTTATAAGATACATCCAAGAACATTCGTTatatgttgatgaaaaggaacCTGTCAAACTGGTTTTGAACAAATAG
- a CDS encoding uncharacterized protein (PKUD0B09730; similar to Saccharomyces cerevisiae YPR162C (ORC4) and YLR453C (RIF2); ancestral locus Anc_7.516), with amino-acid sequence MTVQKRTHAEAFKEEVIPKALGKLNPRNIKDVTIFSVLKPAYEQIYQLIENTIKFRDGKSAIIIGPRGIGKTCLVEYAINVLENEKKFEFFTIRIHGSIFRDDAKAIKEIARQLDWYLAKYNPEERQRLKRATFNQGTVMSTMNVIIDILDRTKLSEELEDEKSSGEHKHQKSHLFVPIVFIIDEIDKYTHSTKQTLLYNLFDMAQSSSRVGSKKGTTITVIGLSTKTGVREQLEKRVKSRFSQRIIQINKVNDLGSFCDCIYEMVKLEGPFEDAKLYNDFMKKAIYEKGELRKQIAQNFYTVKDLNGIRNELIIFIMNKCKDAIYQHMRDYSNRNTTIMKCLSDSELKLLICCCRSKIKNNVSQINFDMAFEEYKSMVLKERREIQSKIQVAGMSLNDNEDTYLLDRDATQICWERLCDLGLLERQHVSFYGTSAAIAQTTRGEEPTSKRNAMNRGMGLSSISTTTASYANAAGAMSPSGVSLCSVELDDIVLENVGQSDNDEGHGDSARQEWMSRWCRLG; translated from the coding sequence ATGACAGTACAGAAAAGAACCCACGCTGAAgctttcaaagaagaagtcaTTCCAAAGGCACTTGGGAAACTCAACCCgagaaatataaaagaTGTGACCATTTTCAGTGTCTTAAAGCCTGCATATGAACAAATCTACCAATTAATAGAAAACACTATCAAGTTCCGAGACGGTAAGTCAGCAATAATTATTGGACCACGTGGGATTGGCAAAACATGTCTCGTTGAGTATGCAATCAACGTTCTGGAGAATGAGAAgaagtttgaatttttcaccattcGGATACATGGATCAATCTTTAGAGATGACGCCAAGGCCATAAAAGAAATCGCAAGGCAATTAGACTGGTATTTAGCCAAATATAACCCGGAAGAGCGTCAGCGCTTGAAAAGGGCAACATTCAATCAGGGGACTGTTATGAGTACGATGAATGTCATAATTGATATACTTGATCGAACGAAATTAAGTGAAGAGCTTGAGGATGAGAAATCAAGTGGAGAACACAAACATCAAAAGTCACATTTATTTGTACCCATTGtctttattattgatgagaTTGACAAATATACTCATAGTACCAAGCAGACGTTGTTATACAATTTGTTTGATATGGCGCAATCTTCATCAAGGGTAGGCTCGAAGAAAGGTACTACAATCACGGTCATTGGATTGAGTACAAAGACAGGGGTACGTGAACAACTGGAGAAAAGAGTTAAAAGTAGGTTCAGCCAGAGAATAattcaaataaacaaaGTGAATGATCTGGGTAGTTTTTGTGATTGTATCTACGAAATGGTGAAGTTAGAAGGGCCATTCGAAGACGCAAAATTATACAACGATTTTATGAAGAAGGCAATATATGAGAAGGGAGAATTGAGGAAACAAATTGCGCAAAATTTTTACACTGTCAAAGACTTAAATGGAATTCGGAACGAAttgattatatttataatgAACAAGTGCAAGGATGCAATCTACCAACACATGAGAGACTATAGTAATCGTAATACGACCATCATGAAGTGTCTAAGCGACAGCGAGCTGAAGCTACTCATTTGCTGTTGTCGCTCGAAAATAAAGAACAATGTTTCGCAGATTAATTTTGATATGGCATTCGAGGAGTACAAATCCATGGTATTGAAAGAACGGCGAGAAATACAATCCAAGATTCAAGTTGCAGGGATGTCATTAAATGATAACGAGGACACGTACTTACTTGATAGAGACGCAACACAAATCTGTTGGGAGAGGCTCTGTGATTTGGGGCTTCTTGAGAGACAGCATGTTTCTTTCTATGGTACATCTGCGGCTATTGCCCAAACAACGCGGGGCGAGGAGCCCACCAGTAAGAGGAACGCGATGAACAGAGGAATGGGGCTTTCCAGCATTTCTACAACAACTGCCTCCTATGCCAATGCAGCAGGAGCGATGTCTCCTAGCGGTGTTTCTTTATGTAGTGTAGAACTCGATGACATAGTGCTGGAAAATGTCGGTCAAAGCGACAACGACGAAGGCCACGGAGATAGTGCCCGTCAAGAATGGATGTCTCGTTGGTGTCGACTTGGTTAG
- a CDS encoding uncharacterized protein (PKUD0B09740) has translation MVSKFKPARATSIALPLFDTMNHRDSDSDSSSEAEFHDSKEMLSQEHSVKPDLIINEGAELAERPKQRIFQPATRGGESKDSNRFKKDDVLMNALKAGNRPSHVLRSSSKRLQKDEKESVNAARNMASSDQVRRTESFSKTSKQQDNDNKQLQDIPKMEGNTPKFFDHEQYPEKHRIREDTPDKAQHYKDLDKFFGGDIRLMTQDSKTLPVENALKKVISKEHYSSIVEDSTRSTLANNEAVSEAHDEQYKSQSFIFSRGFLESQTQGLQSSDTHTEDSNQQLMGTKSKQSCQQIQMSSPPEFNLQHTQDQEAVSKNKLPFELRTQESLMSDSTISTPSSTQQSQNAAISPTIQRTTTNTLLDTTKTLKISQTRKVSTLPIKDSIEKSNSTDFHSEFSVPRRVRLLSSNTMRPNDYESLLKDKLDKETQHNGSVSAEPFSTFDLKKVKARKRSDKIKLKKIRSNIFESDGKSDEDSEDFSDSNSANTSFTYIPAKSHLQTISSGKIAKVTGNKVFVNEELKLNSGSLHINPGGLFDEDDKKYAKPPTDEKEKLLSMQIKKPIIRQESENKTLPRIKISRKKDSKFIKKPIQFAHSKQTLSSTIDSEHKSTNTKSSLEVESHSDNTNETTIIKNELSGTDNLVNGISQNDDNKNIDDLIDEIEVIQSSSGSDSEIEEVLPSQAINLENIEDTQAANTLMNKYDLEIEHLETTPTTSSSLKLLSDATLKNISESTSRDHKPATLDRNSVLATPYLDTQGVTDLYRNIGTSENKKENHSHNLSMESHLFVPDDATTNDEYSISMRIEDDEKTTHASTDKLFVSDEEEDGDLLKMSLNGSHSTCRDDKEYVTEGELGNVPVLGTKEPTYGSIPTGATTNDDPRKSRIEQRMRKREKEKKLKKDEYTPYSDSESSSDSVDSESDSNSLSGEAGIEGFVVDDEKVIYDTDTDSGDELVEIESKIEKRNAKKMKRRRRSARKRIIESDSSGSDVDSVTKGRNPKRRTASSTKNILKQLEFHNPGRLMQEKISSRTRPTRKSIPVVISLDSDDEEIVDEDLNESKTVEMPNESCNIESALLATNETQEGGRETLDGLDTVSQIHNQGTKPEHPHSDKNMDTSIDFEEQVELKQQKETEERERKRKRERKQVQEIELIGSDSDGDNVLDTEPSRPDNECLSCLREMARIGVIVDCDRKYPCGTCVKGNHVCGYTPAQYNTNLEKAMLSKKKQSKRKKRKDQVHVLNENQLAKLNDLLGGGKPIRRRKRK, from the coding sequence ATGGTCAGCAAGTTTAAACCAGCCAGAGCGACCAGTATTGCCTTGCCTCTTTTTGATACAATGAACCACCGGGATTCAGATTCAGACTCATCAAGCGAGGCAGAATTCCATGATTCGAAGGAAATGTTGTCACAAGAGCATAGCGTGAAGCCAGACTTGATCATCAATGAAGGGGCCGAACTTGCAGAAAGACCAAAGCAGAGGATCTTTCAACCGGCAACTAGAGGTGGAGAATCAAAGGATAGTAATCGTTTTAAGAAAGATGATGTGCTTATGAACGCGTTGAAAGCGGGGAATCGTCCGTCTCATGTGCTCAGGTCTTCGAGTAAGCGTTTACAGAAAGATGAGAAGGAAAGTGTCAATGCTGCACGTAACATGGCTAGTTCTGACCAAGTTCGACGAACAGAATCATTTAGTAAAACAAGCAAACAACAGGATAATGATAACAAACAACTACAAGACATTCCAAAGATGGAAGGGAACACCCCAAAATTTTTTGACCATGAACAATATCCTGAAAAGCACAGAATAAGGGAAGATACACCAGACAAAGCACAACACTATAAGGATTTGGATAAATTTTTTGGAGGTGATATTCGTTTAATGACCCAAGATTCGAAAACTCTACCGGTTGAAAATGCTCTTAAGAAAGTAATCTCGAAAGAGCATTATAGTTCGATAGTCGAAGATTCTACTAGGTCAACATTAGCCAATAATGAAGCTGTTTCTGAAGCCCATGATGAGCAGTATAAATCACAGTCGTTCATTTTCAGTCGGGGATTCCTGGAGTCACAGACACAGGGATTACAAAGTTCTGATACACACACAGAAGATTCAAACCAACAGCTGATGGGAACGAAAAGTAAACAGTCCTGTCAACAGATACAGATGTCTAGTCCTCCTGAATTTAATTTGCAGCACACACAAGATCAAGAGGCAGTATCAAAGAATAAATTGCCTTTTGAATTAAGAACTCAAGAATCCCTGATGTCTGATTCCACAATTTCCACcccttcttcaactcaaCAGTCACAAAATGCAGCAATATCTCCCACAATACAGAGAACAACTACCAACACCCTTCTAGACACTACCAAAACATTAAAGATTTCTCAAACAAGGAAAGTTTCAACTCTACCAATAAAAGAttccattgaaaaatctaaCTCGACGGATTTTCATAGTGAATTTAGTGTTCCAAGAAGAGTAAGGCTTTTGTCAAGTAACACCATGAGACCAAATGATTACGAAAGCCTGTTGAAGGATAAGTTAGATAAGGAGACTCAGCATAATGGTAGTGTTTCAGCTGAGCCTTTCTCTacttttgatttgaaaaaagtcAAGGCAAGAAAACGATCAGATAAGATCAAGCTCAAAAAGATCAGAagcaatatttttgaatctgACGGAAAAAGTGACGAAGACAGTGAAGATTTCAGTGACTCAAATTCTGCCAATACCTCATTTACCTACATTCCTGCAAAATCCCATCTACAAACCATTTCAAGTGGGAAAATTGCGAAGGTAACTGGTAACAAAGTTTTCGTAAATGAGGAACTTAAACTGAACTCAGGATCACTACATATTAATCCAGGTGGGTTGTTTGATGAGGACGATAAAAAATATGCCAAACCACCAACagatgaaaaggagaaattgCTATCAATGCAGATAAAGAAACCTATAATTAGACAGGAAAGTGAGAATAAAACTTTACCTAGGATAAAGATATCTCGAAAAAAGGATAGTAAATTTATAAAGAAGCCAATACAGTTTGCTCACTCGAAACAAACTTTATCATCTACAATTGATAGTGAACATAAGTCGACGAATACCAAAAGTTCCCTCGAAGTTGAATCGCACTCAGACAATACGAACGAAACAACTATCATTAAGAATGAACTTTCAGGAACTGATAATTTGGTAAATGGAATTTCTCAgaatgatgataataaaaatatagatgatttaattgatgaaatagaAGTAATACAAAGTTCAAGCGGAAGCGATtcagaaattgaagaagttcTACCTTCTCAAGCAATTAACTTAGAGAACATAGAAGACACACAAGCTGCCAATACCTTAATGAACAAATATGATCTAGAAATTGAACATTTGGAGACGACGCCAACAACATCTTCCTCACTGAAGCTATTGTCGGATgcaactttgaaaaatatttcagAATCAACAAGTAGGGACCACAAACCTGCAACTTTAGATCGGAATAGTGTTTTGGCAACACCCTATCTAGATACTCAGGGTGTTACCGACTTGTATAGAAACATCGGGACGTCTGagaacaagaaagaaaatcacAGCCATAATCTGAGTATGGAATCCCACTTGTTTGTTCCCGATGATGCTACTACAAACGATGAATATTCCATCAGTATGCGTATagaggatgatgaaaagacGACTCATGCATCAACTGATAAGCTGTTTGTCTctgatgaggaagaagatggtgatcttttgaaaatgtctCTCAACGGTAGTCATTCAACATGCAGAGATGATAAAGAATATGTGACCGAGGGGGAACTTGGTAACGTTCCTGTATTGGGTACAAAAGAACCAACTTACGGTAGCATACCAACAGGTGCTACAACCAATGATGATCCTAGAAAAAGTAGGATCGAACAGAGAATGAGGAAAAgggagaaggagaagaagctAAAAAAGGACGAGTACACACCATACTCAGATTCTGAAAGTTCTAGCGATTCTGTAGATTCTGAATCTGACTCTAATAGCTTAAGTGGTGAAGCAGGTATTGAAGGGTTTGTcgttgatgatgaaaaagtGATCTATGATACTGACACTGATTCCGGAGATGAATTGGTGGAAATTGAATCCAAGATCGAAAAGAGGAATGCcaaaaagatgaaaaggagaagaagatcaGCCAGAAAACGTATTATAGAGTCTGACTCGTCGGGTTCTGATGTTGATAGCGTTACGAAGGGAAGAAATCCCAAACGCAGAACTGCTTCTTCCACTAAAAACATACTTAAACAATTGGAGTTTCACAATCCTGGTAGATTGatgcaagaaaaaatttcatcaagaacACGACCTACCAGAAAGTCAATACCTGTTGTGATATCACTAGAtagtgatgatgaagagaTAGTCgatgaagatttgaatgaaAGCAAGACGGTAGAGATGCCAAATGAAAGTTGTAATATTGAAAGTGCATTATTAGCAACAAATGAAACACAAGAAGGCGGAAGAGAAACACTTGACGGGCTTGATACAGTGAGCCAAATCCATAACCAGGGAACAAAACCAGAACATCCACATAGTGATAAAAATATGGATACAAGTATCgactttgaagaacaagttgaacTTAAGCAGCAAAAAGAAACGGAAGAAAGAGAACGTAAAAGGAAGAGAGAACGGAAGCAAGTTCAAGAAATCGAGCTTATTGGAAGTGATTCTGATGGAGATAATGTACTGGATACCGAACCTAGCAGACCAGATAACGAGTGTTTATCATGCTTACGCGAAATGGCAAGAATTGGAGTAATTGTAGACTGTGATAGAAAATATCCATGTGGTACATGTGTCAAAGGGAATCATGTATGTGGCTACACACCGGCTCAATACAACACTAATTTAGAAAAAGCCATGCTTTCTAAGAAGAAACAATCGAAGcgaaagaagagaaaggACCAAGTACATGTGCTGAATGAAAACCAGCTTGCCAAGTTGAATGACTTGTTAGGAGGAGGAAAGCCCatcagaagaagaaagaggaaataG
- a CDS encoding uncharacterized protein (PKUD0B09750; similar to Saccharomyces cerevisiae YLR456W (YLR456W) and YPR172W (YPR172W); ancestral locus Anc_7.529), translated as MTNGPLPTRVHDLLSHSQFLHLATCSDNIPHVSLMNYTFIENDPSSSNCELLKSAQHMILIATPQNTKKYNNLMKNNKVSLLVHDWVTPNQGGADSVLRLLQSINQSEVGELSVTLDGHVFQNLIDPSTEEYKFFKNLHLQKNPEARAFIEGDSTAFVLIQIDESKVSDSNNNVENFK; from the coding sequence ATGACTAATGGCCCTTTACCTACAAGAGTTCATGATCTCTTATCACATTCTCAATTCCTTCATCTAGCGACATGCTCGGATAATATTCCCCATGTCTCATTGATGAACTATacatttattgaaaacgatccatcatcatcaaactGTGAACTACTAAAATCGGCCCAGCATATGATTCTCATTGCAACGCCACAGAACaccaaaaaatataataacttaatgaaaaacaacaaagtTTCCCTTCTAGTGCATGACTGGGTGACGCCAAACCAAGGTGGTGCAGATTCTGTATTAAGGCTATTACAAAGCATCAACCAAAGCGAAGTCGGTGAATTAAGTGTCACATTAGATGGACATGTTTTTCAGAACCTGATTGATCCATCTACTGAAGAATACAAGTTTTTTAAAAACCTACATTTACAGAAAAATCCCGAAGCTAGGGCATTTATTGAAGGAGATTCAACAGCCTTCGTCTTGATccaaattgatgaatccAAGGTTTCAGACTCAAATAACAACGTGGAAAACTTTAAATAG
- a CDS encoding uncharacterized protein (PKUD0B09760; similar to Saccharomyces cerevisiae YPR173C (VPS4); ancestral locus Anc_7.530) has protein sequence MSSSADFLDKGVDLVKKAIEADSNARYEEAYQLYYNGLDYLMLALKYEKNQKAKETIKAKFTEYLSRAEELKEHVVNNNNKDQSSELSPTNGISKSKQLDPNSTKDKEDDNDSKKLRNQLASSILSEKPNVKWSDIAGLEGAKDALKEAVILPVKFPQLFTGKRKPVSGILLYGPPGTGKSYLAKAVATEANSTFFSVSSSDLVSKWMGESERLVKQLFSMAREQKPSIIFIDEVDALCGPRGEGESEASRRIKTELLVQMNGVGNDSQGVLVLGATNIPWQLDSAIRRRFERRIYIPLPDADARLEMFKLNIGDTPTTLTSADYHTLANITEGYSGHDVAVVVKDALMQPIRKIQSATHFKQVGTQYQPCSPGEPGAIEMNWMELEGDQLLEPDLCLNDFLRAVKTNKPTVNQSDLSKFVEFTNDFGSEGN, from the coding sequence ATGTCTTCATCTGCAGACTTTTTGGACAAGGGAGTAGACCTTGTGAAGAAAGCCATTGAAGCAGACAGCAATGCACGCTATGAGGAAGCATACCAACTATACTACAATGGTCTTGATTACTTGATGTTGGCACTTAAATATgagaaaaaccaaaaggCCAAGGAAACCATCAAGGCAAAATTCACAGAGTACCTCTCCCGAGCAGAAGAGTTAAAGGAACACGTTGTgaataacaacaataaagACCAAAGTTCCGAGCTGAGTCCTACCAATGGTATTTCGAAATCAAAACAATTGGAcccaaattcaacaaaggATAAAGAAGACGATAACGACAGCAAAAAATTACGAAACCAGTTAGCAAGTTCAATTTTATCTGAAAAGCCTAATGTGAAATGGTCCGATATAGCAGGTTTGGAAGGAGCCAAGGATGCCCTAAAGGAGGCAGTTATTTTGCCCGTCAAATTCCCACAGTTATTTACAGGTAAACGTAAGCCTGTTTCAGGAATACTCTTGTATGGACCTCCTGGTACTGGTAAATCCTACCTGGCAAAAGCAGTTGCAACTGAGGCTAATTCAACgtttttctctgtttccTCTTCTGATTTAGTGAGTAAATGGATGGGTGAGTCAGAACGGTTGGTCAAACAGTTATTTTCAATGGCTAGAGAACAAAAACCTTCAATTATATTCATCGATGAGGTGGATGCATTATGTGGACCTCGTGGTGAGGGCGAGTCTGAAGCTTCTCGTCGGATCAAAACCGAATTACTAGTTCAAATGAATGGTGTTGGTAATGATTCTCAAGGTGTTTTAGTTTTAGGCGCTACTAATATACCTTGGCAGTTAGATTCTGCAATTagaagaagatttgaaagaaGAATATATATCCCATTACCCGATGCCGATGCAAGATTGGAGATGTTCAAGTTGAATATAGGTGACACGCCAACTACTTTAACTTCTGCAGATTATCACACTCTGGCAAATATAACAGAAGGTTATTCCGGCCATGATGtagctgttgttgttaaaGATGCCTTGATGCAACCAATCAGAAAAATTCAATCCGCTACACATTTTAAACAAGTAGGAACACAATATCAGCCTTGCTCCCCTGGTGAACCTGGTGCAATTGAAATGAATTGGATGGAACTGGAAGGTGACCAATTACTAGAACCCGACTTATGCTTGAACGATTTCCTAAGAGCTGTGAAAACTAATAAGCCAACAGTCAACCAATCAGATTTGTCTAAGTTTGTTGAGTTTACTAACGACTTTGGGTCTGAAGGTaattaa
- a CDS encoding uncharacterized protein (PKUD0B09770) has product MESFTVIHPREYLDGNSKYYYIHERFACDVCDEVSRWLLERKRGEQAKQGGSRGDKRVRVDPRRFSGLRAVSIWHELLNGLTQKDYKNIHRVAYSFTIGRVTRDFCRGGLKWDRVEWIIKNKSLVAPMRGMPKMLVYSVLENVRAVLRVMFEDQWDVTDRMAILKSHSGRHALNELLLELGMSIDDFSGENGRMLLANGGLQVDHWVFLLQNCNL; this is encoded by the coding sequence ATGGAGTCGTTTACCGTCATCCATCCCAGAGAGTATCTTGATGGGAACAGCAAATACTATTATATACATGAGCGATTTGCATGCGATGTCTGTGACGAGGTTAGCCGTTGGCTCTTGGAACGCAAAAGGGGAGAACAAGCCAAACAGGGAGGAAGTAGGGGTGACAAGAGAGTACGGGTAGATCCACGTCGATTCAGCGGGTTACGGGCGGTTTCGATCTGGCATGAGTTATTGAACGGGTTGACGCAGAAGGACTACAAGAACATCCATCGGGTAGCGTACTCGTTTACCATCGGCCGTGTTACTAGGGATTTCTGTCGTGGAGGACTAAAATGGGATCGTGTTGAATGgatcatcaaaaacaaaagtcTGGTGGCACCAATGAGAGGTATGCCCAAGATGCTCGTGTATTCAGTCTTGGAGAATGTGCGTGCTGTTCTTCGGGTTATGTTTGAAGATCAATGGGACGTTACTGACAGAATGGCCATATTGAAGAGTCACTCTGGACGACATGCGTTAAATGAACTGCTCCTTGAGCTAGGAATGAGTATCGATGATTTCAGTGGCGAAAATGGACGGATGCTTCTTGCTAACGGCGGCTTACAGGTCGACCACTGGGTGTTTCTTCTACAAAATTGTAACTTATAG